In the genome of Streptomyces sp. SLBN-118, the window GGCGGGGCCTTTCCGGCGGCGGCCCGCGAGCGGCGCAGCACGGCGGCCATCCGCGCGGACAGGTGCTCCACCGAGAAGGGCTTGGTGAGGTAGTCGTCGGCGCCGTCGTTGAGCAGCCGGACGATCTCCGTCTCGTCGTCCCGCGCGGTGGCGATGATCACCGGTACGTCAGTGATGCCGCGCAGCATCTTCAGCGCCTCGGCCCCGTCCAGATCCGGCAGACCGAGATCGAGGATGACCACGTCGAAACGGAAATGGGCCACTTCGCGCAGCGCCTCAAGGGCTGTGCCGACGCTCCGCACCGTGTGGGAGGCCTCGGTCAAGTGCCGGATGAGGGCGGAGCGCACGAACTGGTCGTCCTCGACGACGAGCACACTTGCCATGGGCGGCACCGTACGCCATCCGGAGTACGGGAGTCCCCGTCAGACCCTGTCCGGGACAGAAGACCCTGTCCGGGACAGACGTGGGGCGCGTGGTGCAGTATGGCCGGGATGCATCGAGGACTCGTACATGCCATGGCGTGGTCGCTGTCCACCGGAGCCGCAGTCACGCTCTCCTGGTGGGGCGTCCATACCGTCATGTCCGGTACCGCGTACGACCGTCCGCGCGCGCTGCCCATCAGCGCGGACGCGACTACCACGCAGGGCGCGAAGCCACAGGTGTCCAGTACACAGCGGCCGGCGAGCGCGACCGCGTCGGAACCGGCCGCGCCGGACAAGAGCCGCAAGCCGTCGGCCACCGCTTCGGCGGGCAAGCCGAGCGAAACCAAGCCGCCCTACTCGCAGACCCCTTCGCCGCCGACGGCGGGGAACGTGAAGGGCTACACCGTCGACGGTGGCCGGGTCGTCTTCGACCTCCGCAGGACATGGGCCGAGTTGGTGTCGGCGACTCCGGACGCGGGGTGGCAGATGCAGGTCTGGAAGCAACCGGAGTGGATCCGGGTGACGTTCACCCGGGACGGCCATGAGAGCTCGGTCTTCTGCACCTGGAACGGCCATCCGCCGATGGTGGAGTTCGACCAGCGTTAGGCGTTACGCGTCAGGCGTCAGGCGTCAGGCGTCAGGCGTCAGGCGTCAGGCGTTACGCGTTACGCGTTACGCGTTACGGGCGGAAAGCGGCGGGCGGCGGGATCGGTGACGGCTTCGCGCTCGCGTCCGTCACCGCGGGCGCGCCTCCCGTGAAGTCGGCCAGCGCCCTGCCGTGTTCGACCCGGCCGGCGTGCGGGTCTCCCGCCACGCGGCGGGTCAGTTCCGCGACGGGCAGCGGGACGTCCGAGGCGAGCAGCACCGCATTGCCGAAGCGGCGCCCGCGCAGCACCGTCGGGTCGGCGGCGAGCGCGAGTTCGGGGAAGACCGCCGCGGCCGTGGCGACCTGGGCGCGCAGATGCGCCAGCGGCGGCCCGTCGGCCAGGTTCGCGGCGTAGAACCCGCCCGGCGCCAGGACCCTGCGCACCTCGGCCAGGAATTCCGTACTGGTCAGATGCGCGGGGGTGCGAGCGCCACTGAAGACATCGGCTATCACCAGGTCCGCCCAGCCGTCCGGCACCTTGCCGAGACCGGCGCGGGCGTCGGTGGACCGGACACGTATTCGCGCGCTCGGATCCAACGGAAGCTGCCGGCGCACCAGTTGGACCAGCGGGGCGTCCAGTTCCACGATCTGCTGGGTTGAGCGGGAGCGGGTCGCCGCGATGTACCGGGCGAGCGTGAAGGCGCCGCCGCCGAGATGAACGGCCTGGAGGGGGCGGCCGGGCGGGGCGGCGAGGTCGATGACATGGCCGAGGCGGCGCTGGTACTCGAAGGAGAGATGGACCGGGTCGTCGAGGTCGACATGGGACTGCGGCGCGCCGTCGATGAGCAGCGTCCAGCCGCGCGGCCGCTCACGGTCGGGTATCAGCTCGGCGAGCCCGCCGTCGACCTTCTCGACGACAGGTTCGGGGCTGCCTGCCCCGCCCGTGCGGCTGCGGCGCCTGTTTCTTGCCATCAACCCATTATCGGCACAGAGCCGGTGCGAGGGCTCAGCGGCAGTTGTCGGCGGCCTCGATCAGCCTGGCCGCCTCGCCGAGCGCCTCGCGCAGCATCTCAGGGTCGGTGACCGGGTCCGTGCCGTCCGGCGGAAGCAGCCAGCCGGAGCCGGTGACCGGGGGCACCTCGGGGATGCGCAGGCCGCGTCCCGAGGTCTGCGTACAGGCACTGCCCGGCATGTCCCAGCCGTCGGCGGTGCCCGGAGGCACCAGGAAGCCGAGGGTGTCGCAGCTGCCGTCGTGAAGTACGGGGCCGACGGCGGGGGCGGCACCGCGGCGCAGGATGTCGACCGCTTCGAGCCCCTGGCGGGCGGGGACGGTCACCAGGTCGCAGGGCTCGGCGGATCCGGCTGATCCGGTGGGCTCGGCGGCTTCGACGGGCGGCGGGGTGTGGTCCGGTGCGTCGTGAGGTGGTGCGCTGCTGTCCGGGGTGGGTCTGTGGCGAGCTGTCGTCGCAGTCGTGCCTGAGCCGCCAAGGGCGCCGGTCTCCATGCCGACCTCCGACAAGGGGATCCCCTCCTCGCTCGAGTGGAGACACGTACCGCGCCTCCATGTGGTTCAACGCCCTTACGCGTCAAGGGCTACGGCGGCACGCCGCCGCAAAGGATGGCATTTCATGGCAGATCGAGGTGGAGATATCCCTTTTGTAGCCAAACCGAGCGTGTACGAGCCGTCACAGCAGGTACGTTCTTGCTCCGCCGGAACACGGTGCACCAAGAGAGGGCTCCGCCATGGCGTCGTCGTCACAGGCATCAGAGCAGGCACGGCAGGCATCACGGGCGGTTCCCAATCTCGCCTTCCGCAGGCTGCGAGGGCAGCGCTCGCCGGGAGAGTTCGCGGCGGCGGTACGCAAGGCCGCCCGGGAGATCGGCGAACAGGTCTCGTGCGACGCCCGCTACGTGGGGCGGGTCGAGGCCGGTGAGATCCGCTGCCCCAATTACGCGTACGAGCGGGTGTTCCTGCACATGTTCCCCGGCCGGACGCTGGCCGACCTGGGCTTCACGGCACGGGAACGGGTGCGGGGCGGGCGGGGCGGACGGGCCGCACAGGGCAGAGGGCCCGAGCCGGCGCATCCCTACCGCCCTTTCGACATCCACAGCGACATCAACGAGGAGAGCGACGTGCTGCGTCGCGCATTCATGACGAGCGGCACCACCACGGTGGCGGCCGCGTCCCTCGGGCTCGGACCAGGTCTTGTGCCCAGCGGGCGCCGGGTCGGCGAGGCGGAGGTCAACGCCGTCGAAGAAGCGGTACGGCGGATCCGGCTGCTCGACGACCGGCACGGCGCGGACGGGCTCTACCAGCAGGCCGCACAGCCGCTGCGCACGGCATACGCCCTGCTCGACGCGGGCACGGCGGCACGGCGCTCGACCGCGGACCGGCTGCACTCGGGTGCGGGCGAACTCGCCATCTCCGTGGGCTGGCTGGCGCACGACTCGGGCCGCTTCGAGGATGCGCGCTCGCACTACGCGGAGGCGCTGGCGACGGCGCGGGTGGCGGGCGACGCGGCGCTCGAGGCGCACGCCTTCTGCAACGCGTCGTTCCTGGCCCGGGACGCGGGCCGGTACCGGGAGGCCGTGCGCTCGGCCCAGGCGGGCCAGGGGGCGGCACGCCGGGTGGCCTCGGCGCGGCTGCTTTCGCTGCTCTCGCTGCGGGAGGCCGGGGGTTGGGCGGGGCTCGGGGACCGCGGCGCCTGCGAGAAGTCCCTGGCGCGGGCCCACGCCTACTTCGACCGTGGCCCGGCGGACACGGACCCCGAGTGGATGTCCTTCTTCGGCGAACCGGAGCTGGAGGCGCTGCAGGCCCAGTGCCGGTCGGCCCTCGGCGAATGGTCCCGGGCGGCCCGCCACGCCCGCCGGGCGGTGTCCCTGCAGGACCACCGCTTCACCCGCAACCTGGCGCTGTACCGGGCGGAACTGGCCCTGGACCTTGCCCACGCGGGCGCACCGGCCGAGGCGGCGTGGGCGGGCCAGCAGGTGCTGGACATGCTGGAGGAGGTCCGGTCGACGCGCATCCAGTCGATGCTGTCGGAGACGGCGCGGGGGTTGGGGAAGCAGAGGGGGGCGGAGGGGGTGGATGCGTTCCTCGACCGGGTCGGGGACTCGGTGCGGCGGGCGTAGGCGGGCGCGGGGCGGCTGCGGGGGGCCTGTTCCCCACCCCGCCCCTTCCCTCGACTTCGTCCGGGGCCCCACCGGACTGAATTACAGCTCCATGTGACCCGTGTCATTCCAGCGGTCCAGCGCCGGCTCCCCGTACGCCCACCCCAGTACCGACAGCGACGTCGGGTCCAGCCGGATCGTTGCCGCGAACGACGGGTCCAGACCCAGCCACCGCGCGCCCAGGACACGCAGGATGTGGCCGTGGGCGAAGACCAGGACGTCACGGTCCGCCGAGCGCGCCCACTGCACCACCTCGTCCGCGCGGGCGCCGAGTTCGGCCAGTGTTTCTCCCTCGGGGACGCCGTCGCGCCAGATGAACCAGTCCGGGCGGTCCGCCCAGATCTCCCCCGGGGTCAGGCCCTCGTACGCCCCGTAGTCCCACTCCATGAGCGCGTCCCAGTCGGTCGCCCGTTCCGCGAATCCCGCCAGCGCGCAGGTCTCGCGCGCCCGCACCAGCGGGCTCGTGCGGACCTCGACGGACTCCAGGCCCGACCAGGGGGCGCGGTGCAGTCGCTCGCCCAGAAGTTTCGCCCCGCGCCTGCCCTCTTCGAGCAGGCGCAGGTCCGTCCGGCCGGTGTGCCTGCCGGAGAGCGACCACTCGGTCTGGCCGTGCCGGGCGAGCAGGATGCGCGGTGCCATGAGAGCTCTCCTGAG includes:
- a CDS encoding histidine phosphatase family protein, yielding MAPRILLARHGQTEWSLSGRHTGRTDLRLLEEGRRGAKLLGERLHRAPWSGLESVEVRTSPLVRARETCALAGFAERATDWDALMEWDYGAYEGLTPGEIWADRPDWFIWRDGVPEGETLAELGARADEVVQWARSADRDVLVFAHGHILRVLGARWLGLDPSFAATIRLDPTSLSVLGWAYGEPALDRWNDTGHMEL
- a CDS encoding spermidine synthase, yielding MARNRRRSRTGGAGSPEPVVEKVDGGLAELIPDRERPRGWTLLIDGAPQSHVDLDDPVHLSFEYQRRLGHVIDLAAPPGRPLQAVHLGGGAFTLARYIAATRSRSTQQIVELDAPLVQLVRRQLPLDPSARIRVRSTDARAGLGKVPDGWADLVIADVFSGARTPAHLTSTEFLAEVRRVLAPGGFYAANLADGPPLAHLRAQVATAAAVFPELALAADPTVLRGRRFGNAVLLASDVPLPVAELTRRVAGDPHAGRVEHGRALADFTGGAPAVTDASAKPSPIPPPAAFRP
- a CDS encoding tetratricopeptide repeat protein, giving the protein MASSSQASEQARQASRAVPNLAFRRLRGQRSPGEFAAAVRKAAREIGEQVSCDARYVGRVEAGEIRCPNYAYERVFLHMFPGRTLADLGFTARERVRGGRGGRAAQGRGPEPAHPYRPFDIHSDINEESDVLRRAFMTSGTTTVAAASLGLGPGLVPSGRRVGEAEVNAVEEAVRRIRLLDDRHGADGLYQQAAQPLRTAYALLDAGTAARRSTADRLHSGAGELAISVGWLAHDSGRFEDARSHYAEALATARVAGDAALEAHAFCNASFLARDAGRYREAVRSAQAGQGAARRVASARLLSLLSLREAGGWAGLGDRGACEKSLARAHAYFDRGPADTDPEWMSFFGEPELEALQAQCRSALGEWSRAARHARRAVSLQDHRFTRNLALYRAELALDLAHAGAPAEAAWAGQQVLDMLEEVRSTRIQSMLSETARGLGKQRGAEGVDAFLDRVGDSVRRA
- a CDS encoding response regulator transcription factor; amino-acid sequence: MASVLVVEDDQFVRSALIRHLTEASHTVRSVGTALEALREVAHFRFDVVILDLGLPDLDGAEALKMLRGITDVPVIIATARDDETEIVRLLNDGADDYLTKPFSVEHLSARMAAVLRRSRAAAGKAPPSRVIQVGGLCIDPLRRQAELDGAALDLTRREFDLLAFLAGRPGVVVARKELLAEVWQQSYGDDQTIDVHLSWLRRKLGETAARPRYLHTLRGVGVKLEPPNGHMS